The following are from one region of the Streptomyces tuirus genome:
- a CDS encoding sterol desaturase family protein, translating into MPNLPDVVLWSIPAFVLLAVVEMVSYRFHPDEDEQGYEAKDAATSVGMGLGSLFFDFLWKIPTLAIYTALYELTPLRVPVLWWTVPLMLLGQDFFYYWSHRGHHVVRILWASHVVHHSSRRFNLTTALRQPWTSLTVWPFYVPLVVAGVHPAALAFCSSASLVYQFWIHTERIDRMPRWFEFVLNTPSHHRVHHASQGGYLDRNFGGILIVWDRLFGTFVAETERPRYGLTKNIDTYNLLKVATHEYVSIAKDLRAARGWRERAGRVFRGPGWGPGTAPAAAAPSPAAVPAPSPAAVPPPSPAAAPGPAAGTAPASESASA; encoded by the coding sequence ATGCCGAACCTGCCCGATGTCGTGCTGTGGTCCATCCCCGCCTTCGTGCTGCTCGCCGTGGTCGAGATGGTGAGCTACCGCTTCCATCCGGACGAGGACGAGCAGGGCTACGAGGCGAAGGACGCCGCGACCAGCGTCGGCATGGGCCTGGGCAGCCTCTTCTTCGACTTCCTCTGGAAGATCCCGACCCTGGCGATCTACACGGCCCTGTACGAACTCACCCCGCTGCGCGTGCCCGTGCTGTGGTGGACCGTCCCGCTGATGCTGCTCGGGCAGGACTTCTTCTACTACTGGTCCCACCGCGGCCACCACGTCGTCCGCATCCTGTGGGCCAGTCACGTCGTCCACCACTCCAGCCGGAGGTTCAACCTCACCACCGCGCTGCGCCAGCCCTGGACGTCCCTGACCGTGTGGCCGTTCTACGTGCCCCTCGTCGTCGCCGGCGTCCACCCCGCCGCGCTGGCGTTCTGCTCCTCCGCGAGCCTCGTCTACCAGTTCTGGATCCACACCGAACGCATCGACAGGATGCCCCGCTGGTTCGAGTTCGTCCTCAACACCCCCTCCCACCACCGCGTCCACCACGCCTCCCAGGGCGGCTATCTGGACCGCAACTTCGGCGGCATCCTCATCGTCTGGGACCGGCTGTTCGGGACGTTCGTCGCGGAGACCGAGCGGCCCCGCTACGGACTGACCAAGAACATCGACACGTACAACCTGCTCAAGGTCGCCACCCATGAGTACGTCTCCATCGCCAAGGACCTGAGGGCGGCGCGTGGTTGGCGCGAGCGGGCGGGACGCGTGTTCCGGGGGCCGGGGTGGGGCCCGGGGACGGCCCCTGCCGCAGCGGCTCCGTCGCCGGCCGCCGTACCTGCTCCGTCACCTGCCGCCGTACCGCCGCCGTCGCCCGCCGCCGCGCCCGGACCCGCCGCCGGGACCGCCCCGGCCTCGGAGAGCGCGTCGGCGTGA
- a CDS encoding DEDDh family exonuclease yields MLEDLTTAVFSATPWPAAYPKGYAVVDVETTGLARDDRIISAAVYRLDERGEVEDHWYTTVNPERDPGPVWIHGLTSEALEGAPLFPDIAEEFTARLADRVLVAHNAVFDWQMIAREYARAEREAPVRQRLCTIALSKELGLPLPNHKLESLAAHFGVVQQRAHHALDDARVLAEAFRPSLRAAAAKNVRLPLHECRPLTEWTDRPAAPRIGQQAGPGGYGGYRPSSWRPSRKRPACPYPNPGRYEPGGRLKQGMRVAFSGDTSTERDLLEDRATDAGLHVATSLSRLTSLLVTNDPDSGTSKVVKARQFGTPVVDEAAFGQLLADVEPASEG; encoded by the coding sequence ATGCTGGAAGACCTCACGACCGCAGTGTTCTCCGCCACGCCGTGGCCGGCCGCGTACCCCAAGGGGTACGCGGTCGTTGACGTGGAGACCACGGGCCTGGCCCGGGACGACCGCATCATCTCGGCGGCGGTCTACCGGCTGGACGAGCGCGGCGAGGTCGAGGACCACTGGTACACGACCGTCAACCCCGAGCGCGACCCGGGACCGGTGTGGATCCACGGACTGACGAGCGAGGCGCTCGAGGGTGCGCCGCTCTTCCCGGACATCGCCGAGGAGTTCACCGCCCGGCTGGCGGACCGGGTCCTCGTCGCGCACAACGCCGTCTTCGACTGGCAGATGATCGCCCGGGAGTACGCACGCGCCGAGCGCGAGGCCCCGGTGCGGCAGCGGCTGTGCACCATCGCGCTCTCCAAGGAGCTCGGGCTGCCGCTGCCCAACCACAAGCTGGAGTCCCTCGCCGCGCACTTCGGCGTCGTCCAGCAGCGGGCGCACCACGCGCTGGACGACGCGCGCGTGCTGGCCGAGGCGTTCCGCCCGAGCCTGCGGGCCGCGGCGGCGAAGAACGTACGGCTGCCGCTGCACGAGTGCCGGCCGCTGACCGAGTGGACGGACCGCCCCGCCGCGCCCCGCATCGGGCAGCAGGCGGGCCCCGGGGGCTACGGCGGCTACCGGCCGAGCAGCTGGCGCCCGTCCCGCAAGCGCCCCGCCTGCCCCTACCCCAACCCCGGGCGGTACGAGCCGGGCGGGCGGCTCAAGCAGGGCATGCGCGTCGCCTTCTCCGGCGACACCTCCACCGAGCGGGATCTGCTGGAGGACCGCGCGACCGACGCCGGGCTGCATGTGGCCACGAGCCTGTCCCGGCTGACCAGCCTCCTCGTCACCAACGACCCGGACTCGGGCACGTCCAAGGTCGTCAAGGCCCGGCAGTTCGGCACACCGGTCGTCGACGAGGCGGCGTTCGGGCAGCTCCTCGCGGATGTGGAGCCGGCGTCGGAGGGGTGA
- a CDS encoding SURF1 family cytochrome oxidase biogenesis protein, whose product MYRFLMSRQWVILTLIALLLIPTMIRLGIWQMHRYEERTARNQLVTDALAAEPVPVERLTAPGHTVTSAERYRTVTAKGRFDTENEVVVRRRTNSGDEVGYHVLTPFVLDDGKVLLVNRGWIPSDGPSQTTFPKVPAPPGGEVTVEGRLMPDETTAASGIKNLQGLPDRQIMLINSEQQARRLDARVLGGYIAQTSPEPKGDTPELMGNPGKEDAALNYAYAVQWWLFAAAVPVGWTALARREARDRARKAGEAADTTEAEPAAV is encoded by the coding sequence GTGTACCGCTTCCTGATGTCCCGGCAGTGGGTGATCCTCACGTTGATCGCCCTGCTCCTCATCCCCACGATGATCAGGCTGGGTATCTGGCAGATGCATCGCTACGAGGAGCGCACCGCCCGGAACCAGCTGGTCACCGACGCGCTGGCGGCCGAGCCGGTGCCCGTGGAGCGGCTGACGGCGCCCGGGCACACCGTGACCAGCGCCGAGCGGTACCGCACGGTGACGGCGAAGGGCCGCTTCGACACCGAGAACGAGGTCGTCGTCCGGCGCCGCACCAACTCCGGCGACGAGGTCGGCTACCACGTGCTGACCCCGTTCGTCCTCGACGACGGCAAGGTGCTGCTGGTCAACCGCGGCTGGATCCCCTCCGACGGCCCGAGCCAGACCACGTTCCCGAAGGTTCCCGCCCCGCCCGGCGGCGAGGTCACCGTCGAGGGGCGCCTGATGCCCGACGAGACGACCGCGGCGAGCGGCATCAAGAACCTCCAGGGCCTGCCGGACCGGCAGATCATGCTGATCAACAGCGAGCAGCAGGCCCGGCGCCTGGACGCGCGGGTGCTCGGCGGCTACATCGCCCAGACCTCCCCCGAGCCCAAGGGGGACACCCCCGAGCTGATGGGCAACCCGGGCAAGGAGGACGCGGCGCTGAACTACGCGTACGCCGTCCAGTGGTGGCTGTTCGCCGCGGCCGTCCCGGTCGGATGGACGGCCCTGGCCCGCCGCGAGGCCAGGGACCGGGCCCGCAAGGCGGGCGAGGCGGCCGACACCACGGAGGCCGAGCCGGCGGCGGTGTAG
- a CDS encoding glycoside hydrolase family 15 protein yields MHPSIEDYALIGDEQTAALVGTDGSVDWLCLPRFDSAACFARMLGDEDNGYWRIAPVGADRCTRRAYRRDTLVLDTEWETEQGSVRVTDLMPQRDRAPDLVRVVEGLDGEVTLHSALKLRFDYGSIIPWVRRADGHRVAVAGPDSAWLRSEPEVTSWGEDYGTHAEFTVKKGEKVAFVLTWHPSHEPRPPLVDPYDALRHSVEDWRAWASRCRYDGPHRDAVVRSLITLKALTYAPTGGIVAAPTTSLPEEPGGVRNWDYRYCWLRDSTLTLNALLAAGYQEEAEAWRNWLLRAVAGDPADLQIMYGVAGERRLPESELPWLSGFVGSAPVRIGNDAVNQLQLDVYGEVMDSLSLARESGLSPQPDVWALQAALMDFLRTSWQQPDEGLWEVRGGRRQFVHSKVMVWVAADRAVRTLERHPELDGDLDGWRALRDEVHEEVCEKGYDAERNTFTQSYGSRELDAALLLIPRVGFLPPDDPRVIGTIDAVREELAHGGDFLRRYSTDDGHVDGLPGGEGAFLVCSFWLADALHMTGRTKEARELFERLAGLANDVGLLSEEFDPVTGRHLGNFPQAFSHIGLVNTALALFGEDGAG; encoded by the coding sequence GTGCACCCCAGCATCGAGGACTACGCGCTCATCGGCGACGAACAGACCGCGGCCCTGGTCGGTACGGACGGATCCGTCGACTGGTTGTGCCTGCCCCGCTTCGACTCGGCCGCCTGCTTCGCCAGAATGCTCGGCGACGAGGACAACGGCTACTGGCGCATCGCCCCCGTGGGCGCCGACCGCTGCACCCGGCGCGCATACCGCCGCGACACCCTCGTCCTGGACACCGAGTGGGAGACGGAGCAAGGGTCCGTCCGGGTCACCGACCTGATGCCCCAACGCGACCGCGCCCCCGATCTCGTACGCGTCGTCGAGGGCCTCGACGGCGAGGTGACGCTCCACAGCGCCCTCAAGCTCCGCTTCGACTACGGCTCGATCATCCCCTGGGTGCGCCGGGCCGACGGCCACCGCGTCGCCGTCGCCGGCCCGGACTCGGCCTGGCTGCGCAGCGAGCCGGAGGTGACCAGCTGGGGCGAGGACTACGGCACGCACGCGGAGTTCACCGTCAAGAAGGGCGAAAAAGTCGCCTTCGTCCTCACCTGGCACCCCTCCCACGAGCCACGCCCGCCGCTCGTCGACCCGTACGACGCGCTGCGCCACAGCGTGGAGGACTGGCGGGCCTGGGCCTCCCGCTGCCGCTACGACGGCCCGCACCGGGACGCCGTCGTCCGCTCCCTGATCACCCTCAAGGCACTCACCTACGCCCCGACCGGCGGCATCGTCGCCGCCCCCACCACCTCGCTGCCCGAGGAACCGGGCGGGGTGCGCAACTGGGACTACCGCTACTGCTGGCTGCGCGACTCCACCCTCACCCTGAACGCGCTGCTCGCCGCGGGCTACCAGGAGGAGGCGGAGGCCTGGCGCAACTGGCTGCTGCGCGCGGTCGCCGGCGACCCGGCGGACCTGCAGATCATGTACGGCGTGGCGGGCGAGCGACGACTGCCCGAGTCCGAGCTGCCGTGGCTCTCCGGATTCGTCGGTTCAGCCCCCGTCCGCATCGGCAACGACGCCGTGAACCAGCTCCAGCTGGACGTCTACGGCGAGGTCATGGACTCCCTGTCCCTCGCCCGGGAGTCGGGCCTGTCCCCGCAGCCGGACGTCTGGGCGCTGCAGGCCGCCCTGATGGACTTCCTGCGGACCAGCTGGCAGCAGCCGGACGAGGGGCTGTGGGAGGTGCGCGGCGGCCGGCGCCAGTTCGTGCACTCCAAGGTGATGGTGTGGGTGGCCGCCGACCGGGCCGTGCGCACCCTGGAGCGCCACCCGGAGCTGGACGGCGACCTGGACGGCTGGCGCGCGCTGCGCGACGAGGTGCACGAGGAGGTGTGCGAGAAGGGCTATGACGCCGAACGCAACACCTTCACGCAGTCCTACGGCTCGCGCGAACTGGACGCCGCGCTGCTGCTCATCCCGCGCGTGGGATTCCTGCCCCCGGACGATCCACGGGTGATCGGCACGATCGACGCGGTCCGCGAGGAGCTGGCCCACGGCGGTGATTTCCTGCGCCGCTACAGCACCGACGACGGGCACGTCGACGGACTGCCCGGCGGCGAGGGCGCCTTCCTGGTGTGCTCGTTCTGGCTCGCCGACGCCCTGCACATGACAGGTCGCACGAAGGAGGCCCGCGAGCTGTTCGAGCGGCTGGCGGGGCTCGCCAACGACGTCGGGCTGCTGTCCGAGGAGTTCGACCCGGTGACGGGCCGGCACCTCGGCAACTTCCCGCAGGCGTTCAGCCACATCGGGCTGGTGAACACCGCCCTCGCCCTGTTCGGTGAGGACGGGGCAGGATAG
- a CDS encoding SDR family oxidoreductase translates to MDLGLKDRVYVVTGATRGLGNATARELVADGAKVVVSGRDEKTVAEAAAELGPNAVGVAVDNADPEAAARLIAAARENFGRFNGVLVSVGGPPAGFVADNTDEQWQAAFESVFLGAVRLARAAAAEMEAGGVIGFVLSGSVYEPIPGLTISNGLRPGLAGFAKSLSVELGPRGIRVVGVLPGRIDTDRVRQLDALSADPEATRAASESRIPLRRYGTPQEFGRVAAFLMSPAASYVTGVMVPVDGGARHGF, encoded by the coding sequence ATGGATCTTGGACTGAAGGACCGGGTGTACGTCGTCACCGGAGCCACGCGGGGCCTCGGCAACGCCACCGCGCGTGAGCTCGTCGCGGACGGGGCGAAGGTGGTCGTCTCGGGGCGGGACGAGAAGACCGTCGCCGAAGCGGCGGCCGAGCTGGGACCGAACGCGGTCGGGGTCGCCGTCGACAACGCCGACCCGGAGGCAGCGGCCCGGCTGATCGCGGCCGCGCGGGAGAACTTCGGCCGCTTCAACGGCGTGCTCGTCAGCGTGGGCGGCCCGCCGGCCGGATTCGTCGCGGACAACACGGACGAGCAGTGGCAGGCGGCGTTCGAGTCGGTGTTCCTCGGTGCGGTACGGCTGGCCCGCGCCGCCGCCGCCGAGATGGAGGCCGGGGGCGTCATCGGCTTCGTGCTCTCCGGGTCGGTCTACGAGCCGATCCCGGGGCTGACCATCTCCAACGGGCTGCGGCCGGGGCTGGCCGGGTTCGCCAAGTCGCTCTCCGTCGAGCTGGGGCCGCGCGGCATCCGGGTGGTCGGTGTCCTGCCCGGGCGGATCGACACCGACCGGGTGCGGCAGCTGGACGCGCTGTCGGCGGACCCCGAGGCGACCCGGGCGGCGTCCGAGTCGCGGATTCCGCTGCGACGCTACGGGACTCCGCAGGAGTTCGGGCGAGTGGCGGCGTTCCTGATGTCTCCGGCGGCTTCCTACGTGACCGGGGTCATGGTGCCGGTCGACGGTGGAGCGCGGCACGGGTTCTGA
- the amaP gene encoding alkaline shock response membrane anchor protein AmaP codes for MTTVLGIVNRVFLGLVGLVLLVLGGSVLAVGLGAPVPSWWIHDSKHDVLLSEAERTRWRDDGWWWPVVIAVLAVLLLLALWWLVAVLRRRRLAEVLVDTGDGEGALLRGRALENVLTQDAALIDGVGGARAHLKGRRGAPEAHVRLALEPHVDPVTALTDFTTGPLTHAKTSAGLASLPAEVRLKGVKHGAERVS; via the coding sequence GTGACCACGGTGCTCGGCATCGTCAACCGCGTGTTCCTCGGCCTGGTGGGCCTGGTCCTGCTGGTGCTGGGCGGCTCCGTCCTGGCGGTCGGCCTCGGCGCCCCGGTGCCCTCGTGGTGGATCCACGACAGCAAGCACGACGTGCTGTTGAGCGAGGCCGAGCGCACCCGCTGGCGCGACGACGGCTGGTGGTGGCCGGTCGTCATCGCCGTGCTCGCGGTCCTGCTGCTGCTCGCCCTGTGGTGGCTCGTCGCGGTGCTGCGCCGGCGCCGCCTGGCCGAGGTCCTCGTCGACACCGGCGACGGCGAGGGCGCGCTCCTGCGCGGCCGGGCCCTGGAGAACGTCCTCACCCAGGACGCGGCCCTCATCGACGGCGTGGGCGGAGCACGGGCGCACCTCAAGGGCCGCCGCGGCGCCCCCGAGGCCCACGTACGCCTCGCACTGGAGCCGCACGTGGACCCGGTGACGGCACTGACCGACTTCACGACCGGCCCCCTCACCCATGCCAAGACGTCGGCGGGCCTCGCCTCACTTCCGGCGGAGGTGAGGCTCAAGGGCGTCAAGCACGGCGCGGAACGGGTGAGTTGA
- a CDS encoding DUF6286 domain-containing protein — protein MSEPRDEEQPAEGATQRLPVLDEQETDHTGGADRSESPAAHEPPGPEGEGEPEGRFWSARRVPAGIVALLLLGLTGLFLYDIVSVRAGRPGMYWRRELAEQLAERPLDDTWVLVGAGVAALLGLWLLILAVTPGLRDVLPMRRIHPGVRAGLHRDAAATAVRDRAMEVAGVQAARVRVRRRRADVRAVSHFRELDDVHAELEEVLADAVRGLGLSRPPSLSVRVRRPGRKG, from the coding sequence ATGAGCGAACCCCGCGACGAGGAACAGCCCGCCGAGGGCGCCACGCAGCGGCTGCCCGTCCTCGACGAGCAGGAGACGGACCACACCGGCGGAGCCGACCGGTCCGAGTCCCCGGCCGCCCACGAACCACCCGGACCCGAGGGCGAGGGCGAACCCGAGGGCCGCTTCTGGTCGGCGCGGCGCGTCCCCGCCGGCATCGTCGCCCTGCTGCTCCTGGGCCTCACCGGGCTGTTCCTCTACGACATCGTCTCCGTGCGGGCCGGCCGGCCCGGCATGTACTGGCGCCGGGAACTGGCCGAGCAGCTCGCCGAACGGCCCCTGGACGACACCTGGGTGCTCGTCGGCGCCGGGGTCGCGGCGCTCCTCGGCCTCTGGCTGCTGATCCTGGCCGTCACACCCGGCCTGCGGGACGTGCTCCCGATGCGCCGCATCCACCCCGGCGTACGCGCCGGGCTGCACCGGGACGCCGCCGCCACCGCGGTACGGGACCGGGCCATGGAGGTGGCCGGCGTGCAGGCGGCGCGGGTACGGGTGCGCCGCAGGCGGGCCGACGTCCGTGCCGTGTCGCACTTCCGTGAACTGGACGACGTACACGCCGAGCTGGAGGAGGTGCTCGCCGACGCGGTCCGCGGACTGGGGCTGTCCCGGCCGCCCTCGCTGTCGGTGCGTGTCCGGCGGCCCGGCCGAAAGGGGTGA
- a CDS encoding Asp23/Gls24 family envelope stress response protein, with the protein MTPVSTGAGELDRPGAVVPPGERGATRIADRVVAKIASQAAREAVGTLPPDADRPSASVTVHHEVAHVRVQIDLDYPCDVGARCRTVRQQVVERVGDLVGMQVPEVVVHVERLHLTAAHGAGQGRTR; encoded by the coding sequence GTGACGCCCGTGAGCACGGGGGCCGGTGAGCTCGACAGACCCGGGGCGGTCGTCCCGCCCGGCGAGCGCGGCGCGACCCGGATCGCCGACCGGGTCGTCGCGAAGATCGCCTCACAGGCGGCCCGCGAGGCCGTCGGCACGCTGCCGCCCGACGCCGACCGGCCGTCCGCGTCCGTCACCGTCCACCACGAGGTGGCCCACGTCCGGGTCCAGATCGACCTCGACTACCCCTGCGACGTCGGCGCCCGCTGCCGCACGGTACGGCAGCAAGTCGTCGAGCGGGTGGGCGACCTGGTGGGCATGCAGGTGCCGGAGGTCGTCGTCCACGTGGAGCGGCTGCACCTGACCGCGGCGCACGGCGCGGGACAGGGGAGGACGCGATGA
- a CDS encoding Asp23/Gls24 family envelope stress response protein, whose translation MTDMTENRGGESETAAARRSPLTKRGGGDPGSRGRTTIADGVVEKIAGLAARDVDGVHAMGSGLSRTFGAVRDRVPGGAKSVTRGVKAEVGEVQAALDLEIVVEYGVSIADVARGVRENVINAVERMTGLEVVEVNIAVSDVKLPDEEEEEPERRIQ comes from the coding sequence ATGACTGACATGACCGAGAACCGGGGCGGGGAGTCCGAGACGGCGGCGGCGCGCAGGAGTCCGCTGACCAAGCGCGGGGGAGGAGACCCGGGCTCCCGGGGCCGGACGACCATCGCGGACGGCGTCGTGGAGAAGATCGCCGGGCTCGCCGCACGCGACGTCGACGGCGTGCACGCCATGGGCAGCGGTCTGTCCCGCACCTTCGGCGCCGTGCGCGACCGGGTGCCCGGCGGCGCGAAGTCGGTGACGCGCGGGGTGAAGGCCGAGGTCGGCGAGGTGCAGGCCGCCCTCGATCTGGAGATCGTCGTGGAGTACGGCGTGTCGATCGCCGATGTGGCCCGGGGCGTGCGGGAGAACGTCATCAACGCCGTCGAGCGGATGACCGGTCTCGAGGTCGTCGAGGTCAACATCGCGGTGAGCGACGTGAAGCTGCCGGACGAGGAGGAAGAGGAACCGGAGCGCCGGATCCAGTGA
- a CDS encoding nucleopolyhedrovirus P10 family protein, with product MTADRWTQAVRHQLGIGRLLPLGDARDGAWIAERAAEAVLRSAACDAPGVRLDALRVAVADAADIEEPAVPAPPSALPPGPLRVTAEIAATAARPLPATASVLREALATAADRRLGLTVTEVDLRVTGLLDEEGPAEDGPAVALPGPPAAARAEGDDEARVAAAALGVPGVVHLTGTLGHPVHIELLFPEGAALPHRHVRLELAVGADRRARDVAREVRTAVRRTLPDHPTVAVVVSAVG from the coding sequence ATGACGGCCGACCGATGGACGCAGGCAGTGAGACATCAGCTGGGAATCGGCAGGCTTCTGCCTCTGGGTGACGCGCGGGACGGCGCGTGGATCGCGGAGCGGGCAGCCGAGGCGGTGCTGCGGAGTGCGGCGTGCGACGCGCCGGGCGTGCGCCTCGACGCGCTCCGTGTCGCGGTCGCGGACGCGGCGGACATCGAGGAGCCGGCCGTACCGGCGCCGCCGAGCGCTCTGCCGCCCGGGCCGCTGCGGGTGACGGCGGAGATCGCCGCGACGGCCGCGCGGCCCCTGCCGGCGACGGCGTCGGTGCTGCGGGAGGCACTGGCGACCGCGGCGGACCGGCGGCTCGGGCTGACGGTGACGGAGGTGGACCTGCGGGTGACGGGGCTGCTGGACGAGGAGGGGCCCGCGGAGGACGGACCCGCCGTCGCCCTTCCCGGGCCCCCGGCTGCCGCGCGGGCCGAGGGCGACGACGAGGCCCGGGTGGCCGCCGCCGCGCTCGGCGTCCCGGGTGTCGTCCATCTGACCGGCACGCTGGGTCACCCCGTGCACATCGAGCTGCTGTTCCCCGAGGGCGCGGCGCTGCCCCACCGCCATGTCCGGCTGGAGCTGGCGGTGGGCGCGGACCGGCGGGCCAGGGACGTGGCCCGCGAGGTCCGGACGGCGGTCAGGCGGACGCTGCCGGACCATCCGACGGTGGCGGTCGTGGTGAGCGCGGTCGGCTGA